A window of the Emys orbicularis isolate rEmyOrb1 chromosome 1, rEmyOrb1.hap1, whole genome shotgun sequence genome harbors these coding sequences:
- the SOX10 gene encoding transcription factor SOX-10, giving the protein MTDDQDLSEVEMSPVGSEDHHCLSPGPSMASDTPSHLTSSGSGEMGKVKKEQQDSETDDDKFPVCIREAVSQVLSGYDWTLVPMPVRVNGSNKSKPHVKRPMNAFMVWAQAARRKLADQYPHLHNAELSKTLGKLWRLLNESDKRPFIEEAERLRMQHKKDHPDYKYQPRRRKNGKASQGEGEGQAEGEAGGAAAIQAHYKNAHLDHRHPGEGSPMSDGHPEHSSGQSHGPPTPPTTPKTELQAGKADSKREGRSLGEGGKPHIDFGNVDIGEISHEVMSNMETFDVNEFDQYLPPNGHAGHPGHVGGYAAAAAAGYGLGSALAAASGHSAWISKQHGVSLSAGTSSVVDSKAQVKTEGSAPGGHYTDQPSTSQIAYTSLSLPHYGSAFPSISRPQFDYPDHQPSGPYYSHSSQASGLYSAFSYMGPSQRPLYTAISDPAPSVPQSHSPTHWEQPVYTTLSRP; this is encoded by the exons ATGACAGATGACCAAGACCTTTCAGAGGTGGAAATGAGCCCGGTGGGTTCCGAAGACCATCACTGCCTCTCACCGGGACCTTCCATGGCATCAGATACCCCCTCTCATCTCACCAGCTCCGGGAGCGGAGAGATGGGGAAGGTCAAGAAGGAACAGCAAGACTCAGAGACGGACGACGATAAGTTCCCCGTGTGCATCCGGGAGGCAGTGAGCCAGGTGCTGAGTGGCTACGACTGGACCCTGGTGCCCATGCCTGTGCGGGTCAATGGGAGCAACAAAAGCAAACCCCATGTCAAGCGGCCCATGAACGCCTTCATGGTGTGGGCACAGGCTGCCCGCAGGAAATTGGCTGACCAGTACCCTCACCTCCACAATGCAGAGCTCAGTAAGACCCTCGGGAAGCTCTGGAG GTTATTGAATGAAAGCGACAAGCGGCCCTTCATCGAAGAGGCAGAGCGACTTAGGATGCAGCACAAGAAGGACCACCCCGATTACAAGTACCAGCCGCGCCGGCGGAAAAATGGCAAGGCCTCCCAGGGCGAGGGTGAGGGCCAAGCCGAGGGAGAAGCTGGCGGGGCTGCAGCTATCCAGGCCCACTATAAGAATGCCCACTTGGATCACAGACATCCTGGGGAAGGATCCCCCATGTCTGATGGGCACCCCGAGCACTCCTCAG GTCAAAGCCATGGACCCCCCACTCCTCCAACAACTCCAAAGACAGAACTCCAGGCAGGCAAAGCTGACTCCAAGCGGGAAGGGCGCTCTCTTGGGGAAGGGGGCAAGCCTCACATTGACTTTGGCAACGTGGATATTGGGGAGATCAGCCATGAAGTGATGTCCAACATGGAGACCTTCGATGTCAATGAATTCGACCAGTACCTGCCACCCAATGGACACGCTGGCCATCCAGGCCATGTTGGGGGCTATGCGGCAGCAGCGGCCGCTGGCTACGGCCTCGGGAGTGCCCTGGCTGCAGCCAGTGGACACTCTGCCTGGATCTCCAAGCAGCATGGAGTCTCCTTGTCTGCTGGCACATCATCGGTGGTGGACTCCAAGGCACAGGTGAAAACGGAGGGTTCTGCCCCTGGAGGCCATTACACTGACCAGCCCTCCACTTCCCAGATAGCATATACGTCCCTGAGCCTGCCCCACTATGGCTCGGCTTTCCCCTCCATCTCCAGGCCCCAGTTTGACTACCCCGACCACCAGCCCTCAGGACCCTACTATAGCCACTCCAGCCAAGCCTCTGGCCTCTACTCTGCCTTCTCGTATATGGGACCCTCGCAACGTCCCCTATACACTGCCATCTCTGACCCTGCACCCTCTGTGCCACAGTCCCACAGCCCCACACATTGGGAACAGCCCGTGTATACAACTCTCTCCAGACCGTAG